The region TGCCGAAGTATTTCCATATCTATCTATGGTAATTATGACATTATCTAATGGAAATTTCAACATTTTTGCTAGCATCTCAATTATTCTAATGTTTGCTTGGTGTGGAATTATATAATCAATATCCTTTAAGGTAAGACTATTTTTCTCTAATACCTTTTTAGATGTACGCATCATTGCTTTAGTTGCTATCTTAAACAGCTCATTACCTTTCATTTTAATTAAGTTATTTTTAATATCATATTTCTCTTTATTTTCAAATAGTTTTGTGCCCAAACTCTCTAATGTTAGAAGATCTGATATAGATCCATCAGCTACTAAATCAAAACCAATAAAACCGGGTGTATTGGAGGCTTCTAATATTACAGCTCCAGCTCCATCACCAAATAAAACACAAGTTGATCTATCTGTATAATCTGTAACAACAGAAAGCCTTTCAGCTCCAACAACCAATATTTTTTTTGCAATACCTGTCTTTATTAAGCTATCTGCATTTGCGGCTGCATATATAAACCCAGAGCACGCAGCAATAACATCATAGGCAAAAGATTTACCGCCTATTCCAAGTTGAGCCTGTAGTGAGCAAGACAGTGATGGCATTATTGTATCTTGAGTTATGCTAGCACAAACTATTCCATCTATTTGATTACTTTTTAGGCCAGCACTCTCTAATGCTTTAAGTGAAGCTTCGTATGCTAAATCTAAAGTGCTTTCACCATTAACTACTCTTCTTTCCTTTATGCCAGTTCTACTTACAATCCATTCATCACTAGTATCCACCATATTTTCAAAGTCTTTATTTGTCAGTATCTTTTTTGGAAAGCAGGAACCTGTTCCAGCTATTTTAGAAAACATATTTACTCCCTAAAGTGTTTTAGCGTCATATTCTTTATTCTTTCTTTTAAATTGTGCCAAAAAGCAGAATATTTTTCTGTTTTAAGCAGATCACCATATATAGAATATATCTGTTCAGTGATTTTTTGATTTATGTTATTTTTTGCTAATTCCTTGGCTACACCTATAGCATTCTTCACAGCGTAGGCGTTGGAGCTACCATGTCCAATTATCGTTATGCCATCAACACCTATAAGGAGTGCGCCGCCATATTCTTCATAATCAGCCCTTTTTTTTAACCTTTTAAAAACTGGCTTTGCTAATAAAGCAGCTATCTTTGAGGGTATATTCTTTGATAACTCTTCTTTAAGAAGCGTTGAAATATACCAAGCAGCAGATTCACTTGTTTTTAAAGCTATGTTACCAGTAAACCCATCTGTTACAACAACGTCACAGGTATCTCTAAA is a window of Deferribacterota bacterium DNA encoding:
- a CDS encoding beta-ketoacyl-ACP synthase III, whose product is MFSKIAGTGSCFPKKILTNKDFENMVDTSDEWIVSRTGIKERRVVNGESTLDLAYEASLKALESAGLKSNQIDGIVCASITQDTIMPSLSCSLQAQLGIGGKSFAYDVIAACSGFIYAAANADSLIKTGIAKKILVVGAERLSVVTDYTDRSTCVLFGDGAGAVILEASNTPGFIGFDLVADGSISDLLTLESLGTKLFENKEKYDIKNNLIKMKGNELFKIATKAMMRTSKKVLEKNSLTLKDIDYIIPHQANIRIIEMLAKMLKFPLDNVIITIDRYGNTSAASIPSTIDVAIEEKRIKKGDKILITSFGGGITWGAACFVL